Proteins encoded together in one Porites lutea chromosome 2, jaPorLute2.1, whole genome shotgun sequence window:
- the LOC140928211 gene encoding kelch-like protein 12 — protein sequence MALDDVFKQEDSLLFTDEFHNSYILKRIARMRMHSVLTDVVLVVEGKDFPAHRNVLAANSDYFMAMFSGHMATTSDRVEVKEITATAMEILLDFIYKGEILITEENVEDVFCGSCLLLLENVTQACCKFIQERLTLSNCWGIRALSDKFNSNDLRNRANTFIEENFMEAASCEEFLVLPPSHLADLLMDDEIVIPREEDLYELLLKWVEHNREERIKHFPSLLQMIRLPQINPEYFEEIIATDDLVTDHPEAHEIISKARRHIYSMMDYEESVGDSKSFKWQIPRRCLRTVSVLLTIAGPFCAIFDLETERWHNISNLTTRHCPGIETLGKYVYVVGGSKEWKRMNTCERYDPDYNQWNVMKPMSVPRSNIGLVALDGLLYAVGGYDGRSPIRTVECYDPAKNEWKFVTSMNNQRDGACVVTEGRYIYVISGYDGHSYLSSVEMYDPSTDDWALGAVAPIIERREDAMAAVVENNIYVIGGYHGNTFLPTCEALDLDKNEWNFKASLSSPRYQAGVAVLNRKIYVCGGWSGNGLATASVECYDVATDTWLSIMPLPTPAAARTAFINFPRKMIEKLLHKEDQKTASDEHLAQPMHTDAVGTEHKYGATV from the exons ATGGCTCTGGATGACGTGTTTAAGCAAGAGGATTCGCTGCTTTTTACAGACGAGTTTCACAACTCTTACATCCTTAAAAGAATCGCTCGAATGCGAATGCATTCCGTTTTAACAGACGTAGTTCTTGTGGTAGAGGGCAAAGACTTTCCTGCTCATCGAAATGTTCTTGCTGCGAACTCGGACTACTTTATGGCCATGTTCAGCGGGCACATGGCTACTACAAGTGATAGAGTTGAGGTTAAAGAAATAACAGCGACCGCGATGGAGATTCTTTTGGATTTTATCTACAAAGGTGAAATTTTGATCACGGAAGAGAACGTTGAAGATGTTTTCTGTGGTTCATGTTTGTTACTGCTTGAAAATGTGACTCAAGCTTGCTGCAAGTTTATTCAAGAACGACTGACTTTGTCAAATTGTTGGGGAATCCGAGCTCTTTCGGATAAGTTCAACAGTAATGACTTGCGGAACCGAGCAAATACATTTATTGAGGAAAATTTTATGGAAGCTGCAAGCTGTGAGGAATTTTTAGTGCTGCCTCCGTCTCATCTTGCAGATCTTTTGATGGATGATGAAATTGTGATTCCTCGTGAGGAAGACCTCTATGAACTCCTTCTCAAATGGGTAGAACACAACCGCGAAGAACGCATCAAGCATTTTCCTTCACTACTGCAAATGATACGACTTCCTCAGATCAACCCTGAATACTTTGAAGAAATCATTGCCACCGATGATTTGGTGACAGATCACCCAGAAGCCCATGAAATTATTTCTAAAGCGAGGAGACATATCTACTCCATGATGGACTATGAAGAATCAGTAGGGGATAGTAAATCTTTCAAGTGGCAAATCCCCAGACGTTGCCTTAGAACTGTGAGTGTTTTGCTGACTATCGCTGGACCATTCTGTGCAATATTTGATCTGGAAACAGAACGCTGGCACAACATCTCTAACCTTACTACGCGTCACTGTCCTGGCATTGAAACTCTCGGGAAATATGTCTACGTGGTTGGTGGAAGCAAAGAGTGGAAGCGTATGAACACTTGTGAACGTTATGATCCAGACTATAACCAGTGGAATGTAATGAAACCAATGAGTGTTCCGCGCAGCAATATCGGACTGGTTGCTCTTGATGGTCTGCTCTATGCTGTAGGAGGTTATGATGGCAGGTCACCCATACG CACTGTGGAATGTTATGATCCTGCAAAAAATGAATGGAAGTTTGTAACATCAATGAACAATCAGCGTGATGGTGCATGTGTTGTGACAGAAGGTCGTTACATTTATGTCATCAGCGGGTATGATGGTCACAGTTACTTGAGTTCTGTGGAGATGTATGATCCAAGCACAGACGATTGGGCTTTAGGGG CTGTTGCTCCAATCATTGAGAGACGTGAAGATGCCATGGCAGCTGTTGTTGAGAACAACATTTATGTCATTGgtggttaccatggcaacacATTCTTGCCCACATGTGAAGCTTTGGACCTTGACAAAAATGAGTGGAATTTCAAGGCATCTCTGAGTTCTCCACGTTACCAAGCCGGCGTTGCAGTTTTAAATCGTAAAATCTATGTTTGTGGTGGATGGAGCGGCAATGGGCTCGCTACAGCCTCTGTGGAATGTTACGATGTTGCCACCGATACTTGGTTGTCAATAATGCCGCTTCCAACACCCGCTGCTGCTAGGACAGCCTTTATTAACTTTCCACGCAAAATGATTGAAAAGTTACTGCATAAGGAGGACCAGAAGACGGCATCTGATGAGCACTTGGCTCAGCCGATGCATACAGATGCTGTTGGAACTGAACATAAATATGGTGCCACTGTTTAA
- the LOC140926803 gene encoding transmembrane protein with metallophosphoesterase domain-like, with translation MAEMKMLRVLGGIGVLLATTMAGTSLLDLKPQRKMVLFRIQIILIFFMLMCAVTRFVWINLTVLLPSRRTDSKTLLVVHWLSYAFLVIIVALSFFSIPVSRLSIGREPFFITRVAFTCLGLVILLFFNLCFLSAIFTILWFFKCRFPNANKWKAVLASAVSIFLCIHGLSAASKGPSVVGETIPLAKLPPSFYGTTIVQLSDIHLGPMVGSADLERVVNRVLMIKPDIVVITGDLVDSTVEKLKQVVLPLKKLSSRYGVFFVTGNHEYFTGDAEAWLHELKKFGIHPLHNSHVLIRSPTNPEDKIYLAGVDDVEADRLSYEDHGMKLSKALSGKSAKYPTILLAHQPKAAQQALNQFSDIDLILSGHTHGGQFFPMHIPIYLFNPFFAGLYKHKETYVYVSSGTYFYGIPLRIGSTPEITILTLVQKQ, from the exons ATGGCGGAAATGAAAATGCTTCGTGTACTTGGAGGTATCGGGGTGTTGTTGGCAACAACCATGGCAGGGACCTCACTTCTGGATCTAAAACCCCAGAGGAAAATGGTCTTATTTAGGATTCAAATAATCCTTATCTTTTTCATGCTCATGTGCGCCGTTACGCGTTTCGTTTGGATCAACCTAACAGTCTTGCTTCCCTCTAGACGAACAGACTCCAAAACTTTACTTGTAGTTCATTGGCTTTCCTATGCTTTTCTCGTTATAATTGTTGCCCTGTCATTTTTCAGCATTCCTGTTTCAAGATTGTCGATCGGACGCGAACCTTTTTTCATCACCAGAGTAGCTTTTACGTGTCTAGGGCTTGTCATTCTGTTATTCTTCAACCTCTGTTTCCTTAGCGCTATTTTCACGATTTTGTGGTTTTTCAAGTGCCGTTTTCCCAATGCAAATAAGTGGAAGGCTGTTTTAGCTTCCGCAGTTTCAATTTTTCTGTGTATCCATGGTCTGTCTGCGGCATCAAAAGGACCTTCTGTTGTAGGGGAGACTATTCCTCTAGCTAAACTGCCACCGTCGTTTTATGGCACAACAATTGTCCAGCTCTCCGATATTCACCTTGGACCCATGGTTGGAAGCGCTGATCTTGAGCGAGTGGTAAACAGGGTTTTGATGATTAAGCCAGATATTGTAGTAATCACTGGGGATCTCGTTGATTCCACTGTGGAGAAATTAAAACAAGTTGTTTTACCACTCAAGAAGTTGAGTTCGAGATATGGAGTTTTCTTTGTCACAG GAAATCATGAATATTTCACTGGAGATGCTGAGGCATGGTTACATGAACTAAAGAAGTTTGGAATTCATCCTCTCCATAATTCACATGTCCTGATAAGAAGCCCAACTAATCCAGAAGACAAGATATACCTTGCAGGGGTAGATGATGTAGAAGCTGATAGGTTGAG TTATGAAGACCATGGTATGAAGCTATCAAAGGCTCTCAGTGGAAAAAGTGCAAAATACCCAACAATCTTACTAGCTCACCAGCCAAAGGCTGCACAACAAGCGTTGAACCAGTTTTCAGATATTGATCTCATATTGTCAGGTCACACTCACGGAGGGCAGTTCTTTCCTATGCACATACCTATTTACCTATTTAATCCCTTCTTTGCTGGTCTTTACAAGCACAAAGAAACCTATGTTTATGTTTCCTCTGGAACATATTTTTATGGCATACCTTTGCGAATTGGTTCCACTCCAGAGATAACTATCCTCACTTTAGTGCAAAAGCAATAA
- the LOC140926804 gene encoding uncharacterized protein → MMAQEIVNGTYQVDYTSFRGDVIVCCGGYEGRFEMDAVEAFCLNTGTWADLPPMPVECNSLAAGAYGSALITAGGSANKRPLDSVSLFDWKESAWRKLAPMVTPRAYPCGVTDKSRARLVVAGGFNNKELNSVEVFDIKTEKWLKAPSMPTARTKCGGAIVGDYFAVAGGDAFGRPTNAVECLNLKTEKWETFPAMNIHRRRCAVVSVGEKLVVAGGLTLGDYSLDSVEMFDLRNRKWLELPNMPYPRFGCGACVIGSQMFLVGGNEKLWMKAYSSRVDCFDVISESWETLPSMAHRRLHPAAVSMSL, encoded by the exons ATGATGGCCCAAGAGATCGTCAACGGTACATATCAAGTTGACTACACCTCCTTCAGAGGTGACGTCATAGTATGCTGTGGGGGCTACGAGGGGCGCTTTGAGATGGATGCCGTAGAAGCCTTTTGTCTCAACACCGGCACATGGGCGGACCTTCCCCCAATGCCAGTGGAATGCAACAGCCTGGCCGCGGGAGCTTATGGAAGCGCTCTTATTACTGCTGGAGGTTCTGCAAA CAAGAGGCCCCTTGATAGCGTATCACTGTTTGATTGGAAGGAATCTGCGTGGAGAAAACTGGCTCCCATGGTAACCCCTCGCGCATACCCCTGTGGTGTCACGGATAAATCGCGAGCTCGCCTTGTGGTAGCAGGAGGGTTCAACAACAAAGAGCTTAATTCTGTAGAAGTATTTGACATCAAGACAGAGAAATGGCTGAAAGCCCCTTCTATGCCAACAGCGCGCACCAAGTGTGGAGGAGCTATTGTTGGGGATTACTTTGCTGTG GCAGGTGGGGATGCGTTTGGACGACCTACCAATGCAGTCGAATGCCTTAACTTGAAAACTGAAAAGTGGGAAACTTTTCCCGCCATGAACATCCATCGCCGTCGCTGTGCAGTGGTATCCGTGGGCGAGAAGCTTGTGGTAGCAGGCGGGCTAACTCTCGGCGACTACTCACTGGACTCTGTGGAGATGTTTGACCTTCGCAACAGGAAGTGGTTGGAACTTCCAAACATGCCATATCCGCGTTTCGGCTGCGGCGCATGCGTGATCGGCTCGCAAATGTTTTTGGTCGGTGGGAATGAAAAGTTGTGGATGAAAGCTTATTCAAGCCGAGTGGATTGCTTTGATGTGATTTCAGAGAGCTGGGAAACCCTACCAAGCATGGCACATAGAAGGCTACACCCCGCCGCAGTCTCCATGAGTCTCTAA